The following coding sequences lie in one Ctenopharyngodon idella isolate HZGC_01 chromosome 11, HZGC01, whole genome shotgun sequence genomic window:
- the zgc:113307 gene encoding lumican — translation MDIKSIFLLLSVCGPTWAFTLDFDYGGVPLWINRFLGEPSVLTLKDRMDPGWFRAVNAQSCPLECDCPIQWPTALYCDHRSLNQLPSGLPSRTQYLFLQGNDITFLGTGAFANTTNLRWLILDHNQILSEQLDNVLFSSLTHLVYLFINHNNLKKVPAGLPSGLKQLRLAYNHIEKISAGAFQNLGNLTVLLLQGNRLKIIEESDFKGLGGLNLLDLSHNLLDTFPKHLPPSVQQLYLSNNSLTGLTENSLHGFNGLRYLRLGHNKLRNEGLDPGAFNFTSLVELDLSYNQLKEIPTVPTTLQYLYLEVNHIQEFNVSSFCRTVGPTSYSRMKILRLDGNKLEYHKLPPDWVFCLRVLHNIYI, via the exons ATGGATATCAAGTCAATTTTTTTGTTACTCTCTGTGTGTGGGCCGACTTGGGCCTTCACGTTGGACTTTGACTATGGAGGCGTACCACTCTGGATCAACCGTTTTTTGGGAGAGCCGAGTGTGTTGACTTTGAAAGATCGAATGGATCCAGGCTGGTTTCGTGCTGTGAATGCACAAAGTTGTCCCTTGGAGTGTGACTGCCCGATCCAGTGGCCAACAGCCCTTTATTGTGACCACAGGAGCCTTAACCAGCTTCCCTCTGGCCTTCCATCCCGCACACAGTACCTGTTCCTCCAAGGGAATGATATTACTTTCCTTGGAACCGGAGCGTTCGCCAATACCACCAACTTGCGCTGGTTGATCTTGGATCACAATCAAATACTGAGTGAGCAACTCGATAATGTGTTGTTCTCCAGTCTGACCCACTTggtatatcttttcataaaccATAATAACCTGAAAAAGGTGCCAGCCGGACTGCCTAGCGGACTCAAGCAACTGCGACTCGCATATAATCACATCGAAAAGATTTCTGCAGGTGCTTTCCAAAATCTGGGCAATTTAACGGTACTTCTGTTACAAGGCAACCGCCTGAAGATTATTGAAGAGAGCGACTTTAaag GTCTTGGAGGCCTCAACCTCTTGGATCTCAGTCACAACCTCCTGGATACTTTCCCTAAACATCTGCCTCCATCTGTCCAGCAGCTTTACCTCTCCAACAACTCTCTGACTGGCCTGACCGAGAACAGCCTTCATGGTTTTAATGGACTCCGTTACCTACGGCTCGGACACAACAAATTGAGGAATGAAGGGCTTGACCCTGGCGCCTTTAACTTCACATCTCTGGTAGAGCTGGACCTTTCATATAACCAGCTGAAAGAAATCCCAACAGTTCCCACCACCCTTCAATACCTCTACCTTGAGGTTAACCATATCCAAG AGTTCAACGTGAGCAGTTTCTGCAGGACAGTAGGACCCACATCATATTCACGTATGAAGATCCTGAGGCTAGACGGTAATAAATTGGAGTATCACAAGCTGCCTCCTGATTGGGTGTTCTGCCTACGTGTCCTCCATAACATTTATATATGA
- the fmoda gene encoding LOW QUALITY PROTEIN: fibromodulin a (The sequence of the model RefSeq protein was modified relative to this genomic sequence to represent the inferred CDS: inserted 1 base in 1 codon), which translates to MRLVTLLLLGLLKFTLAQDSDPFXWLSSLHSHGYASLQADNTGGECPEECDCPPTFPIAMYCDNRNMKQMPYIPSRMKYLYLQHNQITSVPDNAFGNATNLVWVMLHENHINSVGKQAFAKLVNLHRLYLNSNNLTEVPSNLPRSLRDLRLNHNKIGKLPPNTFEGMENLTILLLHNNGLEDIGGGLKGLKSLTLLDVSSNQLKKVPDGLPEMLHQLYLESNSIEQVPANFLSQFTNLQYFRISHNELTNKGIPQNTFNNSGLVELDLSFNKLESIPIVSTSLQHLYLQANQIKEFTLGSFCSVVDVMNFSKLRVLRLEGNEISAGDMPSDAALCLRLASDIAV; encoded by the exons ATGCGGCTAGTCACTCTCTTGCTATTGGGACTCCTGAAGTTCACATTGGCTCAGGACAGCGATCCCT AGTGGCTTTCTTCTCTGCACAGCCATGGTTATGCCTCTCTGCAGGCCGACAACACCGGGGGAGAATGTCCCGAGGAGTGCGACTGTCCTCCAACCTTCCCAATCGCCATGTACTGTGACAACCGCAACATGAAACAAATGCCCTACATCCCATCCCGGATGAAGTATCTGTACCTACAACACAATCAGATCACCTCTGTCCCAGATAATGCTTTTGGAAATGCCACCAACCTTGTGTGGGTTATGTTACATGAGAACCACATTAACTCAGTGGGCAAGCAAGCGTTTGCTAAACTGGTGAACTTGCATCGCCTGTACCTGAACAGCAACAACCTAACCGAGGTGCCATCCAACTTACCTCGCTCACTACGTGACCTTCGTCTTAATCACAACAAAATTGGCAAGTTGCCCCCCAACACTTTTGAGGGCATGGAGAATTTGACCATACTTTTGCTCCATAACAATGGCCTCGAGGATATTGGTGGTGGCCTGAAAGGTCTGAAGTCGTTAACTCTGCTGGATGTGAGCAGTAATCAGCTCAAGAAGGTTCCAGATGGTCTTCCTGAGATGCTCCACCAGCTCTACCTAGAGTCCAACTCCATCGAACAAGTTCCAGCAAACTTCCTCAGCCAGTTCACCAACCTGCAGTATTTCCGTATTTCTCACAATGAGCTCACAAACAAAGGCATCCCCCAAAACACCTTTAACAACAGCGGTCTGGTGGAGCTGGATTTGTCCTTCAACAAGTTGGAGAGCATTCCGATTGTTAGTACCAGTCTGCAACATCTCTATCTTCAGGCGAATCAGATCAAAG AGTTTACATTGGGCAGTTTCTGCAGCGTGGTGGATGTTATGAACTTCTCCAAGCTGAGAGTCTTGAGGCTGGAAGGAAATGAGATCAGTGCTGGAGACATGCCCTCTGATGCTGCCCTGTGCCTTCGCCTGGCCTCTGATATCGCTGTGTAA